Genomic segment of Bernardetia sp.:
TTAGATGAAGCACTAACCCTAGACCCTCAGAATGGTAAAGCTTACTTTAGCAAACATTATGCTCTTGTTCGCTTAGGAAAATACGAAGAAGCCATTACTACACTTCAAAATGGAATAAAAAATGTAAAGGATTTTCAAGTTGGAGATGCTCAAAGACAAATTGGATTTGTTTATGACCACATGGGAGAAGATGGAAAAGCCCAAGACCATTATTTGTCTGCTCTTCAAGCCTATCATCTTTCTACTAATGAGTTAGGCAATGATAGGTCTGACCCAAAAGTAATAAGAACTTATACTGAGAGAGCATTTACAATGATGTTTACAGAGGAAAAAAATACAGGTCTGAACGAACTCATAAGCATAGTAGAAGAAACACAAGATCCTAATGCTAGTTACTTATTAGAAGTTGCCAAAACAGACTTTAATAAGA
This window contains:
- a CDS encoding tetratricopeptide repeat protein; this translates as MKSYSFVLYFVIALLFSCSQNTEKVNELNEKATKLILENLNSIDEASHQEAIKLLDEALTLDPQNGKAYFSKHYALVRLGKYEEAITTLQNGIKNVKDFQVGDAQRQIGFVYDHMGEDGKAQDHYLSALQAYHLSTNELGNDRSDPKVIRTYTERAFTMMFTEEKNTGLNELISIVEETQDPNASYLLEVAKTDFNKKQYIKDYYGI